The Jaculus jaculus isolate mJacJac1 chromosome 14, mJacJac1.mat.Y.cur, whole genome shotgun sequence nucleotide sequence gaccaatgaaacagaattgaagactcataCCATAGCAAGTAACAATAACAATAGAGgaattgggaaatgagcaagagcacttctttcttggtgaacctgatatcagcacaaggttgaaggagatagacacagagaacactcaactcataccaagccagacacagaggttcataagagcccatcactgaagcagatctataACAAACCCAACTTAGCTCAAGGAACTTCACAGaagagaggggtggaaagattgtgagagctaCAAATTGGGAcaatatgcacagagacattgcctcttccccataactaatggctacctCCAAAATGAACAATGCAGAATCCCCATGAGGATAACAGGTATACCCAATGAGGCAGCTTCTACTGGAGGGGGCAGGGATAAAACTAAGGATGTTACCAACAAGTGCTCTTTGCagactaaatatgtccataactataataaaaaagttattcccttactgggcatttaccctaaatgctctatgcatcaataataataataataataataataataataataataatcaaaaattgttcaaccatgtttgtatctGCTCAtatcattatagctaagaacttgaatcaacccagatgcccatcattggatgaatggataatgaagttgtggttcatttacacaatggaattctactcatcagtaagaaaaaaaaaaaaaatacaatgaaatttgtagaaaaatgggcagacttgaacagatcatactcaacgAACTCACAtaaccacagaaagacaaatgccccaTGGTGTCATTTATcagtggttcctaacctgaacctGTTTGAGTTGCTATCATAACTGATAGGCAACTTAAGGCCCAGACAATAAGGATGGAATGGATTTCAGGGGTGgaaaggggaaggtgaggaaaagaaagcaaatatataattaaatccaaattgaactgataccatgtaaacctttatccttggagatagcctaaaagagaTAACCCTAAAAGGAGTAAgcagggagcacctgaaaagtagggctctggtgaggatgGGATAAAACCCAAgcttgtaagatttttttttttcctgtctctgacctgtaattcccagtaccagagattgagctgttgatcagagagacttatgaggtccccaaatcaagacatctttctgtcaaaacacttgatgaCCTTCCTGAGACAAAagctaagactctattgctgaagacaccatatgctgctgacacagagcatggagagatctggctggaattcaaaagtccccagacagcctacctagtgctggaaaatgctacatgaggtactgagggaaaatggccttcaacggtctgagcaaccagaggtctaagctactcagaaccaAATGCCCTTGTGTGATGTTAATGccagtgcaattgtggcacacagcctttgtgggtaaccaatagctttctgattggctaagagatctgctgaATGGAAGGAATCCAACAATGCATAAACTAAAGCTCCATGGGGAATAATGGCAACCCCACTGAGTAGTGTCCCCAGTgtaatggggggaggggggagggaaatagTGTTCCAACACAAGATATATCTTTATGAAACACCCtgtttaataacaataataataaacattgaaAAGTAAGGAAAAAACAGTAAAGAACTACACATTGTGATTGTGTTGGGTTGAAGGCAAATGCCAAGCAAAGgctcatatatttgaatatttgataTTGACCTGATGAAGCAGTTTAGGAGAGTCGTGGAATCTTTCAAGAGTTAGAACCTTCAGGGAGAAAGCGTATGACTAGAGATGGGCTTGAAATGTGTTAGCCCACCTCCACatcctgttctttcttccttccttcttctcttcttcttcctcctcctgcttgTCCTTCTTCCTGAGAACCGAAGCTACATAGAATACAaactctgtgggctggagagatgacttagcagttaaggcacttggcctgaagcccaaggacccatgtctgactctgaAGAAACCATgttagccaaacacacaaaggttagATAAGCATAAGGATTCACATGCCCACTGTGTCTacagttcgatttcagtggcttagGCACTGCTGCACCAATTCTGTTTCATCTCCTTTCATGTGACTGTCTATTAATATTGGACTTTTGTTTTCAACCTCTTTAGGAATTTTCTCGATTTtggcaaatttatttttattttttattttattttatttatttattttggtttttcaaggtagggtctcactctagctcatgctaacctggaattcattaggtaatctctgggtggcctcgaactcagtgatcctcctacctctgcctcctgagtgctggtattaaaggtgtgtgccaccatgcctggataaatttatttttaatgcaaatgTAACTTCCAGTTAGCATTGAAAATGTCCTTAAACATGGCCATCCAGGTATGTTTTGTCACTTTTAATTCCTTCATGATCATAAAATTGATTCTACAGTGCCATGCAGTCTTTCTACATCACCACTCATTTCCTGGTTCTTTTGTGAGGtcctatttttctttccaagtatgAGAGAAGATGTGTCTCTAGGATCTTGTATATCAATGACTTAATTTTGTATAAAAACTGTAACATGGGAGCACACAGTCCAATTAGAATATATACTTCCTTTGAAGAGTCCTGTTACCCACACAACACTCTTTTCCAGTCTCTGTCAGAGAGAAACTGTCAGTTTTCATGGACTCAAGTCAATTTCCCTCACCACTGTTTCCTGAAGCTCGTAGGGAGAAAGTTAATAGTCACTTGCAGTTGTTTCTTATAATTGGTACAAAATACAAAAGTTGTTGAAAGTTATTTCTACTTCCTCAATTAGGCACTATCACTGTTGCATCAGGTGATTGGATAATCACAGCTCTGGAGGGAGGTGAGGTCAGATACTTCACAGTTTCTCTGAGAAAGTTGTTGTCTCTGCTTCACTAATCCTCAGAGTGTCCTGATGGGTCTGTCCTTGCAAACATAAGCACATAGGTGGCAATATTGCAGTCATGTAGATAGAGCCACAGAAGAAAGTGGACTGTATGCCAGGATAGTAAAATGCAAATCTTAGAAAAGGACATAAGGACCACACACAGCAGAGGGATGTTTGGTCCAGTATGAACTCAACATCTGAACAAAAGTTGAAGGTAAGAAACTCTAATACATCACTGAGTCCTCCAAAATTATGATGTGATGGTCCTGTATAGAAGATGGTGTTGGCATGTAAGAAAATATAAACTGCATTAAAAGTTACTTGTCGAGATCATTCTGTAGTTAGTATTTCAGTCCTATTTAGTGGAATGGATGGAGATGTGAGTCTAGCATTATGGACTCTATTGTGAGATAGTGGCAGCCACTATAAGCTCGAATGCCCACTATTGGAATGAAAACATTCATGACTCTAACATTGAACCATTCATTGGTTAGCAGGATTATGATTACCACTATGATAACCAGAAATATCGATCCATTTTGGAGAAAGGGAAGTCAGCTAAGTTGGAGGGAGATTTCTCTAGTGTATGCCACAAATCTGCAAAATTTCATCAGAACACATATGATGCTAACATGTCTTGAAGTTACTCTCTTGCTTTAAGGAAGTTTTTCTAATGCAGTCTACACTCTATTTATTTTCTGCTGTATTTCCCACCCACAGCATCAATGCCCTCCAGTATTCCTTCATCAGTTTATTTACCGATGGGTTAAATTTGACATGTGTGTGGTAGGGGGGTGTTGTTTAGTTGTCCAGAAGATAACAgaaattctgtacataaaggaaaGATGTGCTAATATATAATACAAAATGAGATAAGtagaataagaagaaataaaatcaggAAACAATTCCTATTTCTTTCAAGATGGAAAATGAGCCCATATTAAAAGAATTTATTCCTCGTTCCAATAAATGGTGAAGGACTGGGACTCTAAGACATGTCACTAGAATTTTGAAACAAACTTTGGAgtgtgagtctggagttggttaaACTGCTATGTGTGGGAGTAATCCCTATACCCTGATTGGAAGGACAGAAATGTAGCCTACCTGTTTTCCAGTGACACTGGGAGTTTGTCTCTAGTCTGAGTAGAATGTCAGTTTCATTGATCATTTCCATTGTTGTTAGCTCAGCCAGGAGGTCAATGCTTTCACACATCACTATTATTCACCAAAACATTCCTGGCACCATCTGAGAAGATGTCTCACTGATGAATTTCTCTTACTGGACATGGTATCCTGTCCTGACTTTCTTAATATGACCAGAACTCTTCACGTCTTTTTAAGGTGGCAAACAGTTTCCCATGTTTCAATGATTTTCCCTCTGGTGTAATCTCCCATTGTAATGCCTAagctttatttaataattttatacataaaaggTACAATTCTTGTTcacatgttttgtgtttttattttgccattatttgtttttcaaCTTGGTGTCCCTATGTAGGCAGAGCTGGCTATAAACATTTGTGTGTCCATTACAGAAGGGCCTTGACCTCAAGACATCTGTCCTCAGCCTCACCACTGCTGGGACATGGCTATACTTTAATATTCTGTAATTAACTTTGGTAAATATTAATTTGGAAATATCTTGAGAATTGATAAGAATTTCAATGATATTGTACATTCATTTAGCATTACTGGGGCTTGTAACAAAAATGGTACTGTCTACAAGAgtgttcatattttttatttaattgattcCTTTATTATGATTCTGGTAATGTTCACTCATTCTTAATGTTATTCAACTTTTTCATGATAAGAATTTTGAGATGTTATGAagtgattatttaaaatattttgtgctcATTGTTACTAAGGGATATGACAGCTATTTATGTGGTAATTATTTTGGCTGTCATAATTTCTGCCAAATATCAAATTACATGTGCAAGTAATACAATTGGATTCTTTCGATAAAAGTCACTAAATGTCTTGATGTCTTGATGTCTCGGTGCTTCAGAAATTAATTTGGATTTGATTACTACACTGAATAGATtaaaatacatatgcatattttcAGTGTTCATAGTCATTGTGCTTTTTCATAACAAGAAACAAAATAGATTCTTTGGTTGAACAGCCTACTAGGAAATGGCACATATATGGAAAATTGTAATATCATAGTGATGAGTCATGTTGTTATCATAATAGTACAAAATGTGTTTTCAATATTGTAATTTGGAATCTGCTCTTTTCACATAAACAGGAAACTCCTTAATCAACAGAGAAACTACTTGAATCAGCATGCCAAGGATATTTTAGCAAGAACACACAAGAAAATGGTACACTCTAAAGAGATAAAATAGTGCAGATTTTATGCCATTTATTACAAAACCTAAacagtacaaacacacacacatgtatggatTCACACATACAAGAACTTAAATACAACAACTCAGTACTTGAAAACTAGAGTAGTAAAGTTTCAGGGATGGCATATCTGAATGGCAAGCAATGCATTTAAATTGCCTTGGCTAAATACACCAGAGGCCATTCTTCCAAGATTTTCTTACTCTGAATGAAATAAGACTCCCAGACTGAAAGTCATCCAGCCCCCTGACCATGAGCATCATCTTTGCTTCACAGACAGGAGTGGGAATTCTGGGTAACATTTTGCTCCTTTCTTGTCACGTCTTCATGTCACACACAGGACAAAGGTTAAAGAACATTGATTTTATTCTCAGTAACCTAACTTTAGCCAACTGTTTGGTTCTCCTTTCTAAAGGAATTCCTCGAACAATGTTATCTTTGGGAATGAAAAATTTTCTAGATGATTGTGGATGCAAACTAGTTTTCTACCTTCACAGAGTGGCCAGAGGAGTGTCTCTTGGGGCTACCTGCATCCTGAGTTGCTTCCAGGCCATCAAGATCAGCCCTAGCAGCCCTCAGTGGATGAAGGTCAAGGCCACACCTGTCAAGTACACGAGATTTTCCATTACCTTCTGCTGGACCTTTCATGTGCTGGTAAACAGTAttgttattaataatattaaaggTCCAAGAGATAGTAACAATCACACAAACCTAAAGGACTTTGGGTACTGTTCTGGTgcaatttatgaaaaaaatatatctacatTGTATATAGCAATATTTTCATCCATTGATATGATGTCTTTGGGGTGTATGGTTAGTTCTAGTGGCTTCATGATGTTCATATTGTACAAACATAAGCAGACTGTCCTATACATTCACAAGAAAGCATGTCCACCAAAATCCTCTGCTGAGACTCGAGCCACCCAGAGCATCCTCATTCTTGTAAGcacattttgctgtttttactTACTATCTTCATTTTTTGCCCTTTACATGGATCAATTTGATAAACCCAGTCCCTGGCTGGTGGACACCAGCGCTCTTATGGCTGCAAGCTTCCCTTGTCTTTGCCCCTTTGTGCTCATCAGCAGAgaccccagggtctccaggctgTGTTTTACTTGCTGTGTAATGATTAACCATTTCTGTAAAGAGCTCAGAGCACTGTGAATGCCTCTACAGACTGACTATGTTAAACTCATTGTTTCTTCCCTACATTTAAACACTGATCACAACCTAGTCAGAAGGTGGCAGAATCAGGAATGAAATGAACAAATCATGAGGACAAAATTATTTATGACTTTGCAAATAGCCAGTGAGGAAGTTCTCATTTATACTTTGTAGTGCTCACATATTTTAATGAGCAGTAGAGAaatgcttatctctctctcttcctttctctttcctcatgTGTACTTTAATCCTCATGAAACTTTGAAGGACAACTATTGGTGTTGTGCTAATGGAATTTCCTTACAGAGGCTGCACCCCTGAAATGTGATTGCTTTTATTTTGGAGAATCTTACACATCGCTATAGCTCTTCCTGGTATAAACTTCCTTCCTCCAGAAGGATTGCTCAATACGAAACTCGTAATATAATATTTCTGTAGCAAAGGTGTAATACTCTGCTTTGAATTACTGGGACAATACACCTGAGAGAAACTGAACTAGGGCCAAAAGAGATTAACTTTGGCTCATGATTTAAAGGATTTAAGTCCATAGTCACTAGGATCCACTGCTAATGGGTCTGTGGTGAATCAGAACACAGTGGTCACATGAGTACACTGCAAAGGAGGATGGCCATCtcagcaccaccagcaagcacagAGTGATGGCTGCAGACACAGGATGCTGATCAATTTCCCTATATGCTCTTGTAAGAATTCTGAGTTCCACCTTCTACAACTTCCCAATAATACACTGAACATAAGTATCTATGAATATTTAGTCATTCGGTAGAAACAGAATACACACAATCAAATCATCTCCAAAGATCCCCACTTCTGAGCTATATATTGtggacaaagatttcaaaacaagaCTTATGTGAGGAACACTCCATATCCAATCATAAACAAAGGTTGACTGCACTCTTCATTCTTTGTAAGAGTCATGTGTTGTCTGTCTATCTTCACTgctgttttatttaaatatattttatttatttaagagagaaagagagagagaaagggcaaatcagggtcttcagccactgcaaacaaagtgcagatgcatgtgcccccttatacatctggcttacatgggtcattgggaattgaaccagagtactttggctttgcaggcactaagccatctctctggtcctgcttttttgttgttgttgttgttgtttgcttgtttttttgtttgtttgtttgtttaatttagcCATTCTGTGTGGGTTTTCTCATATGTCTCCCACTAGACTATTCTTCTTAAGCTCAATTTTGAGTCAGCATATTTCACTGGATATTAGCTACTCTTTCACTGATTTAAAAATTGCTTATtgatgtatgaatgtgtgtgtgtttgagtgcatATCCCACAGTACTTACATAGAAATCAGAGATCACCTTTGAGCTGTGTGTGTTCaccttctttaagacagggtttcttggTATGAAAAATTAACTGGCAAGCTACAAAATAATCTCAGACCTGCCCATGAACTTCAGAGTCTCCTGGCTCTGCATCCCATTTTTATAGCTCAGATCTTATACCAATTTACACTTGaatttacatgagtcctgagaaaTGTAACTTGGACCAGTAGACTTAACAAACAAGCATCATTAAATTCTCAGACATCTCCTCAGGGCCTTCTTTCACTCTTTAACATGTTTATAATCTCTCTGaatacatttataatttttttcatatcaTGATAGACCTCAATATATCATGCTTACTAAGTTCATtagtttaactttttaaagtatcTATAGAGATATCTTAGTATTCATGTATATAAGTACTGCTTACAGTGGGCTGAAatactcttttgtgtgtgtgtctgtgtgttttctttccgTATTATTTACTGGAAGAGTCAAACCATTTCTGTGAGCTCTTTCTTCTCACTCTTAACCAATATATTCTTGatctctttctcttattctccACTTTTCTTCTGATTTTCTCCACATTTTCTCTCCCCTACCAATTTTTATTGTTAACCAACATGTTATTGGACCATGTGCTGGTGGTGTACAGTATAACTATGTAATACATGCATAACATGTTAATTGAACAATTCAGAGTAATTagcacttcttttttcttttctctactaGGTGGAGAGACTTCCTTCTGTTCCTCTAATATGCTCAGACTTTCCAAAAATTTTTACATAAATCTTGGGGGTTTTTTCTTATTCTCCACAAGATATGCACAGAATTGCTTGACACTAGTCATTATGTGTCATACCAAGTAAATACGTTCATATTTTAATGgcatttcagaaataaaaatagatataaacaaatacaaacagAGATATTGGAGTAATAACAGAAGCTTGAAATGAGTCTTTATTTTGAACTGAAAATTTACATATCCTGGTCCTCAATGATATTCATTCAGGGACCATAGCTTGGATGGTTTGGGGAAGCTagtttttctgtttctcaaataaccATTGATAAGAGTCTATCTTTCTAAATCAACTCAATAGACTACTGTTTACTCCAGTCAAATATAGTTATAAGCCAATTTTTAAAGCAGTCAAAATTATGACTAACTTCCTTGTCTGGTGGGCATTTGTATAGAACTAAGTCTTTACCTAGGAGATGCTGTTGGATTAATAGATGTTATTAATTTATCCAAACCAGTGTGAGATGACAGGGACAATATGGTGCAATTTTCTTTTATCATCTTAATAACAGGAAACaaa carries:
- the LOC101593969 gene encoding vomeronasal type-1 receptor 3-like, which translates into the protein MSIIFASQTGVGILGNILLLSCHVFMSHTGQRLKNIDFILSNLTLANCLVLLSKGIPRTMLSLGMKNFLDDCGCKLVFYLHRVARGVSLGATCILSCFQAIKISPSSPQWMKVKATPVKYTRFSITFCWTFHVLVNSIVINNIKGPRDSNNHTNLKDFGYCSGAIYEKNISTLYIAIFSSIDMMSLGCMVSSSGFMMFILYKHKQTVLYIHKKACPPKSSAETRATQSILILVSTFCCFYLLSSFFALYMDQFDKPSPWLVDTSALMAASFPCLCPFVLISRDPRVSRLCFTCCVMINHFCKELRAL